The Coregonus clupeaformis isolate EN_2021a chromosome 13, ASM2061545v1, whole genome shotgun sequence genome includes a region encoding these proteins:
- the LOC121579505 gene encoding ribosomal protein S6 kinase alpha-4-like isoform X2, protein MENFELLKVLGTGAYGKVFLVRKNSGHDEGKLYAMKVLKKAAIVQKAKTAEHTRTERQVLEHIRQSPFLVTLHYAFQTQTKLHLILDYVSGGEMFTHLYQRDHFSEEEVRIYIGEIILALEHLHKLGIVYRDIKLENILLDSEGHLVLTDFGLSKEFLEEEKERTYSFCGTIEYMAPEIIRGKSGHGKSVDWWSLGILMFELLTGASPFTLEGERNSQSEVSKRILRCEPPFPSMIGVVAQDLLRKLLVKDPHRRLGSGPRGAEDIKSHAFFKGLSWSDLAEKKVVSPFKPEIRSELDTGNFAEEFTGMNPVYSPASTPPSTDRLFQGYSFVAPSILFNKNVVMGDFMEGQMGADRPGSATVRRSAMLEDSTFFQLYELCLQGAPLGEGSFSVCRKCRHRQSGHEYAVKIISRRMELNTQREIAALRQCEAHPNIVKLHEVYTDQFHTYLVMELLRGGELLERIKRKKLFGEAEASQLLRSLVSAVGFMHEAGVVHRDLKPENVLFADEGEDSVLKVIDFGFARLCPVGSAPLQTPCFTLQYAAPELFHSTGYDQACDLWSLGVILYTMLSGQVPFQSEQQQRAGMTSSYAADIMHKIKEGDFSLAGEAWKGVSEEAKELVKGLLTVAPERRLKLSALRENSWLQGGAIVSSTPLCTPDVLESSGPIVRSYVNATYKAFNKGKREGFFLKSVDNAPLAKRRKLKMTSTGVETRRSSSSSSSSSSSSAASAATTNLKTQPPHQTLPPKLEKS, encoded by the exons ATGGAGAACTTTGAGCTTCTCAAAGTCTTGGGCACAGGAG cctATGGGAAAGTGTTTCTGGTCAGAAAGAACAGTGGTCATGATGAAGGGAAGCTGTATGCCATGAAG GTGCTGAAGAAAGCAGCCATCGTTCAGAAGGCGAAGACAGCGGAGCACACTCGTACAGAGAGACAGGTGCTGGAGCACATCCGCCAGTCCCCGTTCCTGGTCACCCTGCACTATGCCTTCCAGACCCAGACCAAGCTCCATCTCATCCTGG ACTATGTGAGCGGAGGGGAGATGTTCACACACTTGTACCAGCGGGATCACTTCTCTGAGGAAGAGGTGCGGATCTACATCGGGGAGATTATCCTGGCCCTGGAGCACCTCCACAAG CTAGGTATCGTGTACCGGGACATCAAGTTAGAGAACATCCTATTGGACAGCGAGGGACATTTGGTGCTGACAGATTTTGGGCTCAGCAAAGAGTTCCTGGAGGAGGAG AAGGAAAGGACGTATTCGTTCTGTGGCACCATAGAGTACATGGCTCCAGAGATCATCAGGGGGAAGTCTGGTCATGGAAAG TCGGTAGATTGGTGGAGTCTGGGGATCCTGATGTTTGAGTTGCTGACGGGGGCGTCACCATTCACcctggagggggagaggaactCCCAGAGTGAGGTGTCCAA gCGTATCTTACGCTGCGAGCCGCCGTTCCCCTCTATGATCGGAGTCGTGGCTCAGGACCTGCTGAGGAAGCTGTTGGTCAAAGACCCCCACAGGAGACTGGGCTCGGGGCCACGAGGGGCCGAAGACATCAAGAGTCATGCCTTCTTCAAG GGTCTCAGTTGGTCAGACCTGGCTGAGAAGAAGGTAGTCAGCCCATTCAAACCAGAAATCAGGAGTGAGTTGGATACAGGGAACTTTGCTGAGGAGTTCACTGGCATGAATCCTGTCTACTCTCCAGCCAGCACCCCACCAAGTACTGACCGGCTGTTCCAG GGCTACTCCTTCGTTGCTCCCTCCATTCTGTTCAACAAGAACGTGGTGATGGGTGACTTCATGGAGGGCCAGATGGGAGCAGACCGGCCGGGCTCAGCCACTGTCCGTCGCAGTGCTATGTTAGAG GACTCTACGTTCTTCCAGCTGTATGAGCTGTGCCTACAGGGGGCGCCGCTGGGTGAGGGCAGCTTCTCTGTGTGCAGGAAGTGTCGACACCGCCAGAGCGGCCATGAGTACGCCGTCAAGATCATCAGCCGCAG aATGGAATTGAACACTCAGAGGGAGATTGCTGCCCTCAGGCAGTGTGAGGCTCACCCCAACATCGTCAAACTGCACGAGGTCTACACTGATCAG ttCCATACGTACCTGGTGATGGAGCTGCTGCGTGGGGGGGAGCTGCTGGAGAGGATCAAGAGGAAGAAGCTGTTTGGGGAGGCAGAGGCCAGTCAGCTGCTCAGGAGCCTGGTGTCAGCTGTCGGCTTCATGCACGAGGCTGGAGTGGTGCACAGAGACCTCAAACCAGAG AATGTGCTTTTTGCAGACGAGGGGGAGGACTCGGTACTCAAGGTGATAGATTTTGGTTTTGCCCGGCTGTGCCCTGTGGGCAGCGCCCCCCTGCAGACTCCATGCTTCACACTGCAGTACGCGGCTCCTGAGCTCTTCCACAGCACCGGCTACGACCAGGCCTGCGACCTCTGGAGCCTTGGGGTCATCCTG TACACCATGCTGTCAGGACAGGTGCCCTTTCAGAGTGAGCAGCAGCAGCGGGCGGGGATGACCTCATCTTATGCTGCTGACATCATGCATAAGATTAAAGAGGGTGACTTCTCATTGGCTGGAGAGGCTTGGAAGGGTGTTTCAGAGGAGGCTAAAGAGCTTGTGAAAG GTCTGCTGACAGTGGCTCCAGAGAGGCGTCTCAAGCTGTCTGCTCTGAGAGAGAACAGCTGGCTGCAGGGCGGCGCCATTGTATCTTCCACCCCCCTCTGCACCCCAGATGTGCTAGAGTCCAGCGGCCCCATCGTCCGCTCCTATGTCAACGCCACCTACAAG
- the LOC121579505 gene encoding ribosomal protein S6 kinase alpha-4-like isoform X1, translating into MPGDGSDSSSSQDSDTGIRRKASTVKHEITNANLTGHSERVGMENFELLKVLGTGAYGKVFLVRKNSGHDEGKLYAMKVLKKAAIVQKAKTAEHTRTERQVLEHIRQSPFLVTLHYAFQTQTKLHLILDYVSGGEMFTHLYQRDHFSEEEVRIYIGEIILALEHLHKLGIVYRDIKLENILLDSEGHLVLTDFGLSKEFLEEEKERTYSFCGTIEYMAPEIIRGKSGHGKSVDWWSLGILMFELLTGASPFTLEGERNSQSEVSKRILRCEPPFPSMIGVVAQDLLRKLLVKDPHRRLGSGPRGAEDIKSHAFFKGLSWSDLAEKKVVSPFKPEIRSELDTGNFAEEFTGMNPVYSPASTPPSTDRLFQGYSFVAPSILFNKNVVMGDFMEGQMGADRPGSATVRRSAMLEDSTFFQLYELCLQGAPLGEGSFSVCRKCRHRQSGHEYAVKIISRRMELNTQREIAALRQCEAHPNIVKLHEVYTDQFHTYLVMELLRGGELLERIKRKKLFGEAEASQLLRSLVSAVGFMHEAGVVHRDLKPENVLFADEGEDSVLKVIDFGFARLCPVGSAPLQTPCFTLQYAAPELFHSTGYDQACDLWSLGVILYTMLSGQVPFQSEQQQRAGMTSSYAADIMHKIKEGDFSLAGEAWKGVSEEAKELVKGLLTVAPERRLKLSALRENSWLQGGAIVSSTPLCTPDVLESSGPIVRSYVNATYKAFNKGKREGFFLKSVDNAPLAKRRKLKMTSTGVETRRSSSSSSSSSSSSAASAATTNLKTQPPHQTLPPKLEKS; encoded by the exons ATGCCTGGGGACGGCTCGGATAGTAGTAGTAGCCAGGACTCCGATACAGGGATCCGGAGAAAAGCCTCCACTGTCAAACATGAGATTACCAATG CTAACCTCACTGGCCATTCTGAGAGAGTGGGCATGGAGAACTTTGAGCTTCTCAAAGTCTTGGGCACAGGAG cctATGGGAAAGTGTTTCTGGTCAGAAAGAACAGTGGTCATGATGAAGGGAAGCTGTATGCCATGAAG GTGCTGAAGAAAGCAGCCATCGTTCAGAAGGCGAAGACAGCGGAGCACACTCGTACAGAGAGACAGGTGCTGGAGCACATCCGCCAGTCCCCGTTCCTGGTCACCCTGCACTATGCCTTCCAGACCCAGACCAAGCTCCATCTCATCCTGG ACTATGTGAGCGGAGGGGAGATGTTCACACACTTGTACCAGCGGGATCACTTCTCTGAGGAAGAGGTGCGGATCTACATCGGGGAGATTATCCTGGCCCTGGAGCACCTCCACAAG CTAGGTATCGTGTACCGGGACATCAAGTTAGAGAACATCCTATTGGACAGCGAGGGACATTTGGTGCTGACAGATTTTGGGCTCAGCAAAGAGTTCCTGGAGGAGGAG AAGGAAAGGACGTATTCGTTCTGTGGCACCATAGAGTACATGGCTCCAGAGATCATCAGGGGGAAGTCTGGTCATGGAAAG TCGGTAGATTGGTGGAGTCTGGGGATCCTGATGTTTGAGTTGCTGACGGGGGCGTCACCATTCACcctggagggggagaggaactCCCAGAGTGAGGTGTCCAA gCGTATCTTACGCTGCGAGCCGCCGTTCCCCTCTATGATCGGAGTCGTGGCTCAGGACCTGCTGAGGAAGCTGTTGGTCAAAGACCCCCACAGGAGACTGGGCTCGGGGCCACGAGGGGCCGAAGACATCAAGAGTCATGCCTTCTTCAAG GGTCTCAGTTGGTCAGACCTGGCTGAGAAGAAGGTAGTCAGCCCATTCAAACCAGAAATCAGGAGTGAGTTGGATACAGGGAACTTTGCTGAGGAGTTCACTGGCATGAATCCTGTCTACTCTCCAGCCAGCACCCCACCAAGTACTGACCGGCTGTTCCAG GGCTACTCCTTCGTTGCTCCCTCCATTCTGTTCAACAAGAACGTGGTGATGGGTGACTTCATGGAGGGCCAGATGGGAGCAGACCGGCCGGGCTCAGCCACTGTCCGTCGCAGTGCTATGTTAGAG GACTCTACGTTCTTCCAGCTGTATGAGCTGTGCCTACAGGGGGCGCCGCTGGGTGAGGGCAGCTTCTCTGTGTGCAGGAAGTGTCGACACCGCCAGAGCGGCCATGAGTACGCCGTCAAGATCATCAGCCGCAG aATGGAATTGAACACTCAGAGGGAGATTGCTGCCCTCAGGCAGTGTGAGGCTCACCCCAACATCGTCAAACTGCACGAGGTCTACACTGATCAG ttCCATACGTACCTGGTGATGGAGCTGCTGCGTGGGGGGGAGCTGCTGGAGAGGATCAAGAGGAAGAAGCTGTTTGGGGAGGCAGAGGCCAGTCAGCTGCTCAGGAGCCTGGTGTCAGCTGTCGGCTTCATGCACGAGGCTGGAGTGGTGCACAGAGACCTCAAACCAGAG AATGTGCTTTTTGCAGACGAGGGGGAGGACTCGGTACTCAAGGTGATAGATTTTGGTTTTGCCCGGCTGTGCCCTGTGGGCAGCGCCCCCCTGCAGACTCCATGCTTCACACTGCAGTACGCGGCTCCTGAGCTCTTCCACAGCACCGGCTACGACCAGGCCTGCGACCTCTGGAGCCTTGGGGTCATCCTG TACACCATGCTGTCAGGACAGGTGCCCTTTCAGAGTGAGCAGCAGCAGCGGGCGGGGATGACCTCATCTTATGCTGCTGACATCATGCATAAGATTAAAGAGGGTGACTTCTCATTGGCTGGAGAGGCTTGGAAGGGTGTTTCAGAGGAGGCTAAAGAGCTTGTGAAAG GTCTGCTGACAGTGGCTCCAGAGAGGCGTCTCAAGCTGTCTGCTCTGAGAGAGAACAGCTGGCTGCAGGGCGGCGCCATTGTATCTTCCACCCCCCTCTGCACCCCAGATGTGCTAGAGTCCAGCGGCCCCATCGTCCGCTCCTATGTCAACGCCACCTACAAG